GATCGCCCTGGGTCGCATCGACAACCCCACGGGCATCTACATCGTCGACGCCCTGCGCACCGGCAACTCGACGATCATCGTCGACGTCCTGTCGCACGCCGTGCTGCCCGCCCTGGCGCTCGGCGTCCTGACCGCCGGCATCTTCCTGCGCCTCGTGCGCACCAACGTGATCGGCACGCTCGGGTCCGAGTACGTCGACGCGGCCCGCTCGCGGGGCGTCAGCGAGTTCCGGCTCGTCCGGGCGCACGCGCTCAAGCCCGCCCTCATCCCGATCATCACCGTCATGGGCCTCCAGATCGCGATGCTGCTCGGCGGCTCGGTGCTGACCGAGACGACCTTCGGCTGGCGGGGGCTCGGCTTCCAGCTGCAGCAGTACCTGTCGGCCCGCGACTTCATCGCCGTGCAGGGCATCGTCGCCGTGCTCGCCGTCATCGTGGCCGTGACCAACTTCGTGGTCGACGTGATCGCCGCCCTGATCGACCCCCGCGTGAGGTACTGACCATGACCGATGCAGCCGTCGCGGCCGACCGCCGCGAACCCCTCTACAAGCGCCTCCCCGTCGTCGCCCAGATCCGCCGCTCGGTGGGACTGCAGCGCGGCATGCTGCTGACCGGCGTCGTCATCGTCGCCGTGTTCGTGCTGCTGGCGATCTTCGCCCCGCTCATCGCGCCCTACGGCTTCGGCCAGCTGCGCGGTGCCACCGAGGCCTTCCCGCGCCAGGCGCCGCCCTCGGCCGAGCACCTGTGGGGCACCACGGTCGGCGGCTACGACGTGTTCAGCCGCGTCATGTGGGGCACCCGCACCGCCGTGGCCGTGGTCATCGTGGCCGTCGTGCTGTCGATCACGATCGGCGTGACGCTCGGCCTGATCTCGGGCTACCTGGGCGGCTGGCTCGACCGGGTGCTCGTCGTCATCGCCGACGCGGTCTACGCGTTCCCGTCGCTGCTGCTCGCCATCGTCGTCTCGATCGTCATCAGCGGGGGCCAGTCCAGCCTGTGGGGTGGCATCGTCTCGGCGGGCATCTCGATCACCGTGGTCTACGTCCCGCAGTACTTCCGGGTCGTCCGCGCCGAGGCCACGAGGCTCAAGGCCGAGGCGTTCGTCGAGTCGGCCAAGGTGAACGGCAGCAGCACGGGCCGCATCATGTTCAAGCACGTCCTGCGCAACGCCACACGCAGCCTGCCCCTGATCCTCACGCTGAACGCGTCCGAGGCGATCCTGACCCTGGCGGCCCTCGGCTTCCTGGGCTTCGGCATCGGCCCGACCGCGGCGGCCGAGTGGGGCTACGACCTGAACCGCGCCCTGTCCGACACGGCCAGCGGCATCTGGTGGACCGGCGTGTTCCCCGGCGCGGCGATCGTGCTGATGGTGCTCGGCATCACGCTGATGGGCGAGAGCCTGAACGACCTGGCCGACCCGCGCCTCCGGACCCGACGTCGCGCGAAGCGCAAGACGAAGGGCACCCGCGGTGCCGAGCAGGCGCCGACCACGACGAACGACGAGGTGACCGCATGACCGCCGACACGACCACGACCGGCCGACCGGCGGCCCCGCGCGACGAGCGCCCCGTCGCCGTCGGCATCACCGACCTCGAGGTGACCTTCGCGACGGACGGCGGTGACGTCGCCGCCGTGCAGGGCGTGACGCTCGACGTCCGCGCCGGCG
This genomic interval from Frigoribacterium sp. Leaf415 contains the following:
- a CDS encoding ABC transporter permease, giving the protein MTDAAVAADRREPLYKRLPVVAQIRRSVGLQRGMLLTGVVIVAVFVLLAIFAPLIAPYGFGQLRGATEAFPRQAPPSAEHLWGTTVGGYDVFSRVMWGTRTAVAVVIVAVVLSITIGVTLGLISGYLGGWLDRVLVVIADAVYAFPSLLLAIVVSIVISGGQSSLWGGIVSAGISITVVYVPQYFRVVRAEATRLKAEAFVESAKVNGSSTGRIMFKHVLRNATRSLPLILTLNASEAILTLAALGFLGFGIGPTAAAEWGYDLNRALSDTASGIWWTGVFPGAAIVLMVLGITLMGESLNDLADPRLRTRRRAKRKTKGTRGAEQAPTTTNDEVTA